The proteins below are encoded in one region of Arthrobacter sp. CJ23:
- the msrA gene encoding peptide-methionine (S)-S-oxide reductase MsrA, producing the protein MRTFVLGGGCFWCLDAVYQKTRGVSAVVSGYTGGHVRNPDYYEVCSGTTGHAEVVAVTFDETVVPEEVILDMFFVLHDPTTLNRQGYDVGTQYRSSMFYTTTEEKILFEEAIERAQALWSHPIVTEVSRLPDFFEAEEVHQNFYAKFPAQGYCQVIINPKLAKARKYYSAWLTA; encoded by the coding sequence ATGAGAACTTTTGTACTTGGCGGAGGCTGCTTCTGGTGCCTGGACGCCGTCTACCAGAAAACCCGGGGCGTCAGCGCGGTGGTGTCCGGCTACACGGGCGGCCACGTCCGCAACCCGGACTACTACGAGGTCTGCTCGGGCACCACGGGCCATGCTGAAGTCGTGGCCGTGACATTCGACGAAACCGTGGTTCCCGAGGAGGTCATCCTGGACATGTTCTTCGTCCTCCATGACCCCACCACGCTCAACCGGCAGGGATACGACGTCGGCACCCAGTACCGTTCGTCGATGTTCTATACGACCACGGAAGAGAAGATCCTTTTCGAGGAAGCGATCGAGCGCGCGCAGGCTCTGTGGTCCCATCCGATTGTGACCGAGGTCAGCCGGCTGCCCGATTTCTTTGAGGCCGAAGAAGTCCATCAAAACTTCTACGCCAAGTTCCCGGCGCAGGGCTACTGCCAGGTGATCATCAACCCCAAGCTCGCCAAGGCCCGGAAATATTACTCTGCATGGCTTACCGCTTAG
- the cysK gene encoding cysteine synthase A, with product MARIYDDVTQLVGRTPLVRLNRLTEGLDATVAVKLEFYNPANSVKDRIGVSIVDAAEKAGALKPGGTIVEGTSGNTGIALALVGAARGYKVILTMPETMSTERRVMLRAYGAEIVLTPGSEGMRGAVEKAQEIVATTENAIWAQQFANPANPEIHRTTTAEEIWADTDGAVDIFVGGIGTGGTVTGVGQVLKERKPEVQVVAIEPKDSAILNGGAPGPHKIQGIGANFIPEVLDTNVYDEVLDATLEDSVATARALGAKEGILGGISAGAAVWGALELAKRPENKGKLIVAIVPDFGERYISTVLFDDIRG from the coding sequence ATGGCAAGGATCTACGACGACGTCACCCAGCTGGTCGGCCGCACCCCTCTGGTCCGCTTGAACCGGCTCACGGAAGGCCTCGACGCGACCGTCGCAGTGAAGCTTGAGTTCTACAACCCGGCCAACAGCGTCAAGGACCGCATCGGTGTGTCCATCGTTGACGCCGCCGAGAAGGCCGGAGCCCTGAAGCCGGGCGGCACTATCGTGGAGGGCACGTCCGGCAACACGGGCATCGCCCTGGCACTGGTGGGCGCAGCCCGCGGCTACAAGGTCATCCTGACCATGCCTGAAACCATGTCCACCGAGCGCCGCGTCATGCTGCGTGCCTACGGTGCAGAGATCGTCCTGACCCCCGGCTCCGAAGGCATGCGCGGTGCCGTGGAAAAGGCCCAGGAAATCGTTGCCACCACGGAAAACGCCATCTGGGCCCAGCAGTTCGCCAACCCGGCCAACCCTGAGATCCACCGCACCACCACCGCCGAGGAAATCTGGGCCGACACCGACGGCGCCGTGGACATCTTCGTGGGCGGCATCGGCACCGGCGGCACCGTGACCGGCGTAGGCCAGGTCCTCAAGGAGCGCAAGCCCGAGGTCCAGGTTGTCGCCATCGAACCGAAGGACTCCGCCATCCTGAACGGCGGCGCCCCGGGCCCCCACAAGATCCAGGGCATCGGCGCCAACTTCATCCCCGAGGTGCTGGACACCAACGTCTACGACGAGGTCCTGGACGCCACCTTGGAGGACTCCGTAGCCACCGCCCGCGCACTGGGCGCCAAGGAAGGCATCCTGGGCGGCATCTCCGCCGGTGCAGCCGTGTGGGGCGCCCTGGAGCTGGCCAAGCGTCCTGAGAACAAGGGCAAGCTGATCGTCGCGATCGTCCCGGACTTCGGAGAGCGTTACATCTCCACGGTCCTGTTTGACGACATCCGCGGCTGA
- the epsC gene encoding serine O-acetyltransferase EpsC, whose translation MSFVARLKEDLDAARSHDPAARGSFENFFAYSGLHAIWIHRLTHKLWQSPGLRFPARLISQLGRFLTGIEIHPGATIGRRFFIDHGMGVVIGETAEIGEDVMIYHGVTLGGRSLAKVKRHPTIGDRVTIGAGAKVLGPITIGADSAIGANAVVVKDAPPESIITGVPATWRHRDAKSETKPAVDPAEYYIEYRI comes from the coding sequence GTGAGCTTCGTCGCAAGACTTAAGGAAGACCTCGACGCCGCCCGGTCTCACGACCCGGCGGCTCGAGGCTCTTTTGAGAACTTTTTCGCGTACTCCGGACTCCACGCCATCTGGATCCACCGGCTGACGCATAAACTCTGGCAGTCCCCCGGGCTGCGCTTTCCGGCGCGCCTGATTTCCCAGCTGGGACGTTTCCTGACCGGCATCGAGATCCACCCCGGCGCCACCATCGGGCGCAGGTTCTTCATTGACCACGGCATGGGCGTGGTCATCGGCGAAACAGCGGAGATCGGCGAAGACGTCATGATCTACCACGGCGTGACGCTCGGCGGCCGCTCCCTGGCCAAGGTCAAACGCCACCCCACCATCGGTGACCGCGTGACCATCGGTGCCGGGGCGAAGGTCCTGGGCCCCATCACGATCGGTGCGGACAGCGCCATCGGCGCCAATGCCGTCGTCGTGAAGGACGCCCCGCCGGAATCGATCATCACCGGCGTTCCGGCCACCTGGCGGCACCGGGACGCGAAGTCGGAGACCAAGCCCGCGGTGGACCCGGCCGAGTACTACATCGAATACCGGATCTAG
- a CDS encoding oxidoreductase has translation MPQRVAFVTGASTGIGFEAAIKLNAAGLAVYAGARRVEKMEPLRAHGITVLPLDVTDDESMVAAVETVLHQHGRFDVLVNNAGYGSYGSLEEVALDEGRRQFEVNVFGLARMAQLVIPGMRAAGSGRIINVSSIGGKIYEPLGAWYHGTKFAVEGLSDSLRLELKQHGIAVAIIEPAGTDTEWGAIAGEGLLAVSGAGPYQEQARIVAAALASTSGSGLSTPPGTVAKAIVHAATARWPRTRYPVGRGAWTILALRKVLPDRAFDALFWNSYKRLAG, from the coding sequence ATGCCGCAACGAGTCGCATTTGTCACCGGAGCCTCCACCGGGATCGGCTTCGAGGCCGCCATCAAGCTGAACGCTGCGGGCCTGGCGGTCTATGCGGGTGCGCGGCGGGTGGAGAAGATGGAGCCGCTCAGGGCCCACGGCATCACGGTGCTGCCGCTGGATGTCACCGACGACGAGTCCATGGTGGCGGCTGTGGAGACTGTCCTGCACCAGCACGGGCGCTTCGACGTGCTGGTGAACAACGCCGGCTATGGCTCCTACGGTTCGCTGGAGGAAGTGGCGCTCGATGAAGGCCGGCGGCAGTTCGAAGTCAATGTGTTCGGCCTGGCCAGGATGGCGCAGCTGGTGATTCCGGGCATGCGGGCGGCGGGATCCGGGCGGATCATCAATGTGTCCTCGATCGGCGGCAAGATCTACGAGCCGCTCGGCGCCTGGTATCACGGCACCAAGTTTGCGGTGGAAGGCCTTAGCGATTCGCTGCGCCTGGAGCTGAAACAGCATGGCATCGCTGTGGCGATCATTGAACCGGCCGGCACGGACACCGAATGGGGCGCCATCGCGGGCGAGGGCCTGCTGGCAGTCTCCGGCGCGGGCCCGTACCAGGAACAGGCGCGGATTGTGGCAGCGGCACTGGCGTCGACCTCCGGGAGCGGGCTGTCCACGCCTCCGGGGACGGTCGCGAAAGCAATAGTCCATGCGGCCACGGCCAGATGGCCCAGGACCCGCTACCCGGTGGGCAGGGGCGCCTGGACCATCCTGGCGTTGCGGAAGGTACTTCCGGACAGGGCTTTTGACGCCCTGTTCTGGAATTCCTACAAGCGTTTGGCCGGCTAG
- the gndA gene encoding NADP-dependent phosphogluconate dehydrogenase: MSAHIGVTGLAVMGANLARNLARNGFTVALHNRSVEKTDALLEKHGTDGDFVRTETLQELVDSLEKPRRVLIMVKAGAPVDAVIEQLTPLLEPGDIVIDAGNSHYEDTRRREAALAAKDLHFVGIGVSGGEEGALNGPSIMPGGSKESYDALGPLLEKISAHVDGKPCCAWIGTDGAGHFVKMVHNGIEYADMQVIGEAFDLLRSGAGIEPAEQSKIFAEWNTGELSSFLIEISAEVLGHVDAKTGKPFVDVIVDAAGQKGTGRWTVISALELGSPVSGIAESVFARALSSQAEQRKIAQEVLAGEEIAVEIPANFVEDVRQALYASKLVSYAQGLDMLTSAAKEYGWDLKLDEIASLWRGGCIIRAELLKEITNAYAAEEKPANLLFAPAFTKAIADVLPAWRRVVATAVQLGIPVPVFSSSLAYYDGLRRKRLAAAVIQGQRDLFGAHTYGRVDAEGTFHTLWSEDKSEVEAVDTH, translated from the coding sequence ATGTCAGCACACATCGGTGTCACCGGCCTTGCGGTGATGGGCGCCAACCTGGCCCGCAACCTTGCACGCAACGGATTCACCGTGGCTCTCCACAACCGCTCCGTCGAAAAGACCGACGCCCTGCTGGAAAAGCATGGCACTGACGGCGACTTCGTCCGCACGGAAACACTGCAGGAACTGGTTGACTCCCTGGAGAAGCCCCGCCGCGTCCTCATCATGGTCAAGGCAGGCGCTCCCGTGGACGCCGTCATCGAGCAGCTGACGCCGCTGCTGGAGCCGGGCGACATCGTCATCGACGCCGGCAACTCGCACTACGAGGACACCCGCCGCCGCGAAGCCGCCCTGGCTGCCAAGGACCTGCACTTCGTGGGCATCGGCGTCTCCGGTGGCGAGGAAGGTGCCCTGAACGGCCCGTCCATCATGCCCGGCGGCTCCAAGGAGTCCTACGACGCTCTCGGCCCGTTGCTGGAGAAGATCTCCGCACACGTCGACGGCAAGCCCTGCTGCGCCTGGATCGGCACCGACGGCGCCGGACACTTCGTCAAGATGGTCCACAACGGCATCGAATACGCCGACATGCAGGTCATCGGCGAAGCCTTCGATCTCCTCCGCTCCGGCGCGGGCATCGAGCCGGCCGAGCAGTCCAAGATCTTCGCCGAATGGAACACGGGCGAGCTGTCCTCCTTCCTCATCGAAATCTCCGCCGAGGTCCTGGGTCACGTTGACGCCAAGACCGGCAAGCCGTTCGTTGACGTGATCGTCGACGCCGCAGGCCAGAAGGGCACCGGCCGCTGGACAGTCATCTCCGCCCTCGAGCTCGGTTCCCCGGTGTCCGGCATTGCCGAATCGGTCTTCGCCCGGGCACTGTCTTCCCAGGCCGAGCAGCGCAAGATCGCCCAGGAAGTCCTGGCCGGCGAGGAAATCGCCGTCGAGATCCCCGCCAACTTCGTCGAGGACGTCCGCCAGGCGCTCTACGCCTCCAAGCTGGTCTCCTACGCCCAGGGCCTGGACATGCTCACCTCTGCCGCCAAGGAATACGGCTGGGACCTGAAGCTGGACGAGATCGCCTCGCTGTGGCGCGGGGGCTGCATCATCCGTGCTGAGCTGCTCAAGGAAATCACCAACGCCTACGCGGCCGAGGAAAAGCCGGCCAACCTGCTGTTCGCCCCGGCTTTCACCAAGGCCATTGCCGACGTCCTGCCGGCATGGCGCCGCGTGGTTGCCACGGCCGTCCAGCTGGGCATCCCGGTTCCCGTGTTCTCCTCCTCCCTGGCCTACTACGACGGCCTGCGCCGCAAGCGCCTTGCCGCCGCCGTGATCCAGGGCCAGCGCGACCTCTTCGGTGCACACACCTACGGCCGTGTTGACGCCGAGGGCACCTTCCACACCCTGTGGAGCGAAGACAAGTCCGAGGTCGAAGCAGTCGACACCCACTAG
- a CDS encoding FadR/GntR family transcriptional regulator: MSTSLHHRAVENLGTRIVAGTLPTGHVMLAEHLEDELKVSRSVIREAVRVLQSLGLVETIKRVGIRVLPAHRWNPFDPLVIRWRLAGEGRGAQLRSLAELRSAVEPVAAELAAANAPEALRNELVEISLAMRDAGEAGDVPRFLELDIRFHALVLSGSGNEMFANLIGQVTETLTGRTLHGLMPEHPQKDALQWHMDVAHAIEAGNGAEAREASSRIMRETITDLAPSWHDQPRVFVPVERR, encoded by the coding sequence ATGTCAACCAGCCTTCACCACCGCGCCGTTGAGAATCTGGGCACCCGCATTGTCGCCGGAACCCTCCCCACGGGCCACGTGATGCTGGCCGAGCATCTGGAAGATGAACTCAAGGTATCCCGCTCTGTGATCCGCGAGGCCGTGCGCGTCCTGCAGTCGCTCGGCCTGGTGGAAACCATCAAGCGCGTGGGAATCCGGGTCCTGCCGGCCCACCGCTGGAACCCCTTCGATCCCCTCGTGATCCGCTGGCGCCTGGCCGGCGAAGGCCGCGGCGCCCAGCTGCGCTCCCTCGCCGAACTCCGCTCCGCCGTCGAGCCTGTGGCAGCCGAACTGGCCGCTGCCAACGCCCCGGAGGCGCTCCGCAACGAACTCGTGGAGATCTCGCTGGCCATGCGCGATGCCGGGGAAGCCGGGGACGTTCCGCGCTTCCTCGAACTCGACATCCGTTTCCACGCACTGGTGCTGTCCGGCTCCGGCAATGAAATGTTCGCCAACCTGATCGGCCAGGTCACCGAGACCCTCACCGGCCGCACGCTCCACGGCCTGATGCCCGAACACCCCCAGAAGGATGCCCTGCAGTGGCACATGGACGTGGCCCACGCGATCGAGGCCGGCAACGGCGCCGAGGCCCGCGAGGCCTCCAGCAGGATCATGCGGGAGACCATCACGGACCTGGCGCCGAGCTGGCACGACCAGCCCAGGGTGTTCGTGCCGGTGGAGCGGCGTTAA
- a CDS encoding L-idonate 5-dehydrogenase, translated as MPGFLLPASAPAVVAHAAGDLRIEDVALTAPAPDQAVVEIAYGGICGSDLHYWLHGAAGESVLKAPMVLGHEIVGTVVQSAADGSGPAAGTAVAVHPATPAPGDAKYPEDRPNLSPGCTYLGSAARFPHTDGAFSRYAKLPSRMLRVLPAGLSLRTAALVEPASVAWHAVARAGDVSGKTALVIGSGPIGALAVAVLKRAGAARIVAVDMHDKPLEIARAVGADEVLKGDDAEAIAAVEADIVIESSGSHFGLASAIKGAVRGGKVVMVGLLPSGPQPVFISLAITRELELLGSFRFNDEIDEVIAALADGSLFVDPVVTHEFTLDRGIEAFEVARNSAESGKVLLDFRP; from the coding sequence ATGCCCGGCTTCCTGCTCCCCGCCTCAGCCCCTGCCGTGGTCGCGCACGCCGCCGGGGACCTCCGCATCGAGGACGTCGCCCTGACCGCCCCCGCGCCGGACCAAGCCGTGGTGGAGATCGCCTACGGCGGGATCTGCGGTTCGGACCTGCACTACTGGCTGCACGGTGCCGCCGGCGAGTCGGTGCTCAAGGCCCCTATGGTCCTGGGCCACGAAATCGTGGGCACCGTGGTCCAGTCGGCCGCGGACGGCAGCGGCCCCGCCGCCGGAACCGCCGTCGCCGTCCACCCGGCCACGCCCGCCCCCGGTGACGCCAAGTACCCGGAGGACCGCCCCAACCTCTCGCCCGGCTGTACCTACCTGGGCAGCGCCGCGCGCTTCCCGCACACGGACGGCGCCTTCAGCCGCTACGCCAAACTGCCCTCCCGGATGCTCCGCGTCCTTCCGGCGGGACTGTCGCTGCGCACGGCCGCCCTCGTGGAGCCGGCAAGCGTGGCCTGGCACGCCGTCGCCCGCGCCGGGGACGTCTCCGGCAAGACCGCCCTGGTCATCGGAAGCGGGCCCATCGGGGCGCTCGCCGTTGCCGTGCTCAAGCGGGCCGGTGCCGCCCGGATCGTGGCCGTGGACATGCATGACAAGCCGCTTGAGATCGCACGGGCCGTGGGCGCCGACGAGGTCCTCAAGGGCGACGACGCCGAGGCCATCGCGGCCGTCGAGGCCGACATTGTGATCGAGTCCTCAGGCAGCCACTTCGGCCTGGCCTCGGCCATCAAGGGCGCTGTGCGCGGCGGAAAAGTGGTGATGGTGGGCCTGTTGCCCTCCGGCCCGCAGCCCGTGTTCATCTCGCTGGCCATCACCCGCGAGCTGGAGCTGCTGGGCTCGTTCCGCTTCAACGACGAGATCGACGAGGTCATCGCGGCACTGGCCGACGGTTCGCTCTTCGTCGATCCGGTGGTGACGCACGAATTTACCCTGGACCGCGGGATCGAGGCCTTTGAGGTGGCCAGGAACTCTGCAGAATCGGGCAAGGTCCTGCTGGACTTCCGGCCTTAA
- a CDS encoding SDR family oxidoreductase — protein MSGLFDLTGRVALITGSSRGIGNALAHGLADAGATVVLNGINTERLKAAETAMAAEYPAGRIHGCAFDVTSDTEAARGVAWVEDNVGPLDILVNNAGIQHRVPMLDLDVKDWERVITTDLTSAFLVGREAARHMIPRGRGKIINICSVQTDLARPTIAPYVAAKGGLRNLTRAMTAEWAASGLQINGIAPGYIHTEMTQNLVDDADFNSWILGRTPAHRWGTVQDLAGPAVWLASEASNFVNGQTIFVDGGMTVVV, from the coding sequence ATGAGTGGACTTTTCGATCTCACCGGGCGCGTTGCGCTCATTACGGGCTCCAGCCGCGGAATCGGCAACGCCCTGGCCCATGGCCTGGCCGACGCCGGTGCCACAGTGGTGCTCAACGGCATCAACACCGAGCGCCTCAAGGCCGCGGAGACGGCCATGGCCGCCGAATACCCGGCCGGCCGCATCCACGGCTGCGCCTTCGACGTTACCAGCGACACCGAAGCCGCCCGCGGCGTCGCATGGGTCGAGGACAACGTGGGCCCGCTGGACATCCTGGTCAACAATGCCGGCATCCAGCACCGCGTGCCCATGCTGGACCTCGACGTCAAGGACTGGGAACGCGTCATCACCACGGACCTGACCAGCGCCTTCCTCGTGGGGCGCGAAGCCGCCCGGCACATGATCCCGCGCGGCCGCGGCAAGATCATCAACATCTGCTCGGTCCAGACGGACCTCGCACGCCCCACCATCGCGCCCTACGTGGCGGCCAAGGGCGGGCTGCGCAACCTCACCCGCGCCATGACGGCGGAATGGGCAGCCTCCGGACTGCAGATCAACGGCATCGCGCCGGGTTACATCCACACGGAAATGACGCAGAACCTCGTCGACGATGCCGACTTCAACTCCTGGATCCTCGGGCGCACGCCCGCGCACCGCTGGGGGACCGTCCAGGACCTGGCCGGGCCGGCCGTCTGGCTGGCGTCCGAGGCCTCCAACTTCGTCAACGGCCAGACGATCTTCGTCGACGGCGGAATGACGGTGGTGGTCTGA
- a CDS encoding NAD(P)-dependent oxidoreductase codes for MTAKSVGFVGLGLMGSPMAANIAQAGWTVTAWNRSEAAFRDLPGVGRASAVAELRDEPVIIFMLPDLPFIEEAAAPLLESWRAQPPAPGTAVVVMSSVSPTAVQDFGRAVHMTSGGNAVVVDAPVSGGTTGAQAGTLAIMAGATEDEFQRLLPLFETMGTTVRRMGPLGSGSLTKACNQLIVGTTTAALAEAAELAERSGMDVGALYEVLAGGLAGSRVLDIVGPRLAAKDYAPTGPAKFMHKDLGFVIQSAAAAGSAVPMAAAGVGLYAELKRQGLGEQDLAVVRQAISNLSDS; via the coding sequence ATGACAGCCAAGAGCGTCGGATTCGTAGGGCTGGGACTGATGGGATCGCCCATGGCCGCCAACATTGCGCAGGCAGGGTGGACCGTCACGGCATGGAACCGCTCGGAGGCCGCCTTCCGGGACCTCCCCGGCGTCGGCCGTGCATCCGCCGTTGCAGAGCTCCGGGATGAACCGGTCATCATCTTCATGCTCCCGGATCTGCCCTTCATCGAAGAAGCCGCGGCGCCGCTGCTGGAATCCTGGCGGGCGCAACCGCCCGCCCCTGGAACCGCCGTCGTCGTCATGAGTAGCGTCTCTCCCACCGCCGTCCAGGACTTCGGACGCGCCGTCCACATGACCAGCGGCGGGAACGCCGTTGTCGTCGATGCGCCGGTCAGCGGAGGCACCACAGGGGCGCAGGCCGGGACGCTGGCCATCATGGCCGGCGCCACGGAGGACGAATTCCAGCGGCTGCTGCCCCTGTTCGAAACCATGGGAACCACCGTCCGCCGGATGGGGCCGTTGGGTTCCGGTTCCCTCACCAAGGCCTGCAACCAGCTGATCGTGGGGACCACGACGGCGGCGCTCGCCGAGGCCGCCGAGCTCGCCGAACGCTCCGGCATGGACGTCGGGGCCCTCTATGAGGTCCTGGCCGGCGGGCTGGCCGGAAGCCGTGTCCTGGACATCGTGGGACCCCGCCTCGCGGCCAAGGACTATGCCCCCACGGGCCCGGCCAAATTCATGCACAAGGACCTGGGATTCGTCATCCAGAGCGCCGCGGCCGCCGGCAGCGCGGTTCCCATGGCCGCGGCCGGCGTCGGACTCTACGCCGAACTCAAGCGGCAGGGCCTTGGCGAGCAGGACCTCGCCGTCGTACGGCAGGCCATCTCAAACCTCAGCGACTCCTAA
- a CDS encoding D-2-hydroxyacid dehydrogenase, with the protein MMNSMTTDELTIAIAVPLEAEHVDRIRAVDPAITVLYEPELLPPERFPADHSGDPAFQRTPEQEERYWAMLNQAQVLYGFPNESPAGLARIAKSNPHLQWIHAMAAGAGGAVKASGLDTATLQKFHVTTSAGVHALPLAEFSAFGILNGFKRSAELAQDQAAKHWPELRTPTKLANGSKVVIAGLGEIGMETARVARALGMKVSGTKRNVEAIEGIDEVTDNSGLAGLVANADAVVNTLPGTPYTEGLFNKEIFSAMQPGTVFVNVGRGTVVDEDALLEALENGQVSYACLDVFAVEPLPQDSPLWNHPKVLVSPHTSALSAAENRLIAERFCSNLRTFLDGGELPHLVDPVHFY; encoded by the coding sequence ATGATGAACAGCATGACGACTGATGAACTTACCATCGCAATCGCCGTCCCGCTCGAAGCAGAGCATGTGGACCGCATCCGCGCCGTGGACCCAGCCATAACCGTGCTGTACGAACCCGAGCTCCTGCCGCCGGAACGCTTCCCCGCCGACCACTCCGGCGATCCCGCCTTCCAGCGGACCCCGGAACAGGAGGAACGCTACTGGGCCATGCTGAACCAGGCACAGGTCCTCTACGGCTTCCCCAACGAGAGCCCGGCCGGCCTGGCCCGGATCGCCAAGAGCAACCCGCACCTGCAGTGGATCCACGCCATGGCCGCCGGCGCCGGCGGTGCCGTCAAGGCCTCCGGACTGGACACGGCGACGCTCCAGAAGTTCCACGTCACCACCTCGGCCGGCGTACATGCCCTGCCCCTAGCGGAATTCTCCGCGTTCGGCATCCTGAACGGCTTCAAGCGCAGCGCCGAACTGGCACAGGACCAGGCCGCCAAGCACTGGCCCGAGCTGCGCACCCCCACCAAGCTGGCCAACGGCTCCAAGGTTGTCATTGCCGGCCTCGGTGAAATCGGCATGGAAACCGCCCGGGTGGCGCGGGCCCTAGGCATGAAGGTCAGCGGCACCAAGCGCAACGTGGAAGCCATCGAAGGCATCGACGAGGTCACGGACAACAGCGGACTGGCCGGCCTGGTGGCCAACGCCGACGCCGTCGTCAACACCCTCCCTGGCACGCCCTACACGGAAGGGCTCTTCAACAAGGAGATCTTCTCCGCCATGCAGCCCGGCACGGTGTTCGTCAACGTGGGCCGCGGCACCGTGGTGGACGAGGACGCGCTGCTCGAGGCGCTGGAGAACGGCCAAGTGTCCTACGCCTGCCTGGACGTCTTCGCCGTGGAGCCCCTCCCCCAGGACAGCCCGCTGTGGAACCACCCCAAGGTCCTGGTGTCCCCGCACACCTCGGCCCTCAGCGCCGCGGAGAACCGCCTCATCGCCGAGCGCTTCTGCAGCAACCTGCGGACCTTCCTCGACGGCGGCGAACTCCCCCACCTCGTGGACCCGGTCCACTTCTACTAG
- a CDS encoding MFS transporter, with translation MLVTTRTKTKLADADGAVVAPDQLRKATLASSVGSALEYYDFYIYGLASALIFGPLFFKPLGDSGALIASFATYGVGFAARPFGGIVFGYIGDRYGRKMVLLLTIGMMGLASFAIGLLPTFEQAGMLGAVLLVILRIVQGLGAGAEQAGATTLISEVAPRRRRGFFASLPFVGIQLGTLLGAGTFALIALANKDVLEGWLWRVPFLASFILIIVAVFIRLKLKETPVFQELEKHKNVVKNPVGELWKHSKKNVLIGIGLRMGENGNSSIYSALLIAFLAAKDGGIFPGDKFIGPVGLLIAAGFAAIMVITFGALSDRIGRVRVYRYGALFQAVIALPAFYLVTLGNVTLVWVVMVVGIALGVQSMLGPQCPLLPELFGSQYRFTGVALSRELSAVLAGGLVPVVGAVLLGATGNSWMVLAIYSLVLALISFVTTFFTPETAGRDLLLIEDAK, from the coding sequence GTGCTTGTGACAACTCGTACTAAGACAAAGCTTGCCGACGCCGACGGTGCAGTAGTTGCTCCGGACCAGCTGCGCAAGGCAACTCTTGCAAGTTCCGTAGGATCCGCGCTGGAGTACTACGACTTCTACATCTACGGCCTGGCCTCGGCCCTGATTTTCGGCCCGCTGTTCTTCAAGCCTTTGGGCGACAGTGGAGCATTGATCGCGTCGTTTGCTACCTATGGTGTCGGTTTCGCCGCCCGTCCCTTCGGCGGCATTGTGTTCGGCTACATCGGCGACCGCTACGGCCGGAAAATGGTCCTGTTGCTGACCATCGGCATGATGGGCCTGGCCAGTTTCGCCATCGGCTTGCTGCCGACATTCGAGCAGGCGGGCATGCTCGGTGCCGTGTTGCTGGTCATCCTCCGCATCGTCCAGGGCCTCGGCGCCGGGGCGGAGCAGGCCGGCGCTACGACCCTGATCTCCGAAGTGGCCCCGCGCCGTCGTCGCGGATTCTTCGCTTCGCTGCCGTTCGTGGGCATCCAGCTCGGCACGTTGCTCGGTGCCGGTACCTTTGCCCTGATCGCCCTCGCCAACAAGGACGTCCTGGAAGGCTGGCTCTGGCGGGTGCCCTTCCTGGCCAGCTTCATCCTGATCATCGTGGCGGTGTTCATCCGTCTCAAGCTCAAGGAGACCCCGGTCTTCCAGGAGTTGGAGAAGCACAAGAATGTCGTGAAGAACCCGGTCGGTGAACTGTGGAAGCACTCCAAGAAGAATGTGCTCATCGGCATCGGCCTGCGTATGGGCGAAAACGGCAACTCCTCCATCTACTCTGCCCTGCTCATCGCTTTCCTGGCAGCCAAGGATGGCGGTATTTTCCCGGGGGACAAGTTCATTGGCCCCGTTGGCCTTCTGATTGCTGCCGGCTTCGCTGCCATCATGGTGATCACGTTCGGCGCGCTGTCGGACCGCATCGGTCGGGTCCGCGTCTACCGCTATGGCGCACTGTTTCAGGCCGTCATTGCTTTGCCTGCGTTCTACCTGGTGACGCTCGGCAACGTGACCCTCGTATGGGTCGTGATGGTGGTTGGCATCGCCCTCGGCGTGCAGTCAATGCTTGGTCCCCAGTGCCCGCTGCTCCCTGAGCTCTTCGGTTCCCAGTACCGCTTTACGGGTGTCGCCCTTAGCCGCGAGCTCTCTGCCGTGTTGGCAGGTGGCCTGGTGCCTGTGGTTGGAGCCGTCCTGCTCGGCGCCACTGGCAACTCCTGGATGGTCCTGGCGATCTACTCGCTGGTCCTGGCGCTCATCTCCTTCGTGACCACATTCTTCACCCCGGAAACGGCAGGACGTGACCTCCTGCTGATCGAGGATGCCAAGTAG